The Tenrec ecaudatus isolate mTenEca1 chromosome 7, mTenEca1.hap1, whole genome shotgun sequence genome window below encodes:
- the LOC142452348 gene encoding A-kinase anchor protein 7 isoforms alpha and beta-like, with protein MVMTAHLSTQQSPKLTPVETNWFFTMGAKSGGELDDAELVRLSKRLVENAVLKAVQQYLEETQNKNKPGDGSSGKPEEADRNARDSDNNRK; from the exons ATGGTCATGACAGCGCACTTGTCCACTCAGCAGTCCCCTAAGTTGACTCCCGTAGAGACTAACTGGTTCTTCACTATGG GTGCAAAGAGCGGAGGGGAGCTCGATGATGCTGAACTGGTAAGGCTCAGTAAGAGGCTGGTGGAGAACGCCGTGCTCAAGGCGGTCCAGCAGTACCTGGAAGAAACACAGAacaaaaacaagccaggggaTGGGAGCTCTGGGAAACCCGAAGAAGCGGATAGGAATGCCCGTGACAGTGATAACAACAGGAAATGA